The genome window GAACTCAAATTCACGCAGGAAAAGCCGGAAGGAAAAAGCGAAGGGAAAAGGCCGGATTTTGAGACAAAAATGGCCGCACTTTCCTATGCGAGTGCAATAATAACAAGCTTTGCAGGCCCGCTTGCAATTTACTTTGCCGCAAAACCCGATGATTCTTATACGCGAAAAAACGCATCAACTGCGGCGCTTTTTGCAGTCGCCGAAATAGTGCTTTTCACGGCACTTCTTTTGGTTCTTGCAGTGGTTTATTTTGCCGTTGGCTTTGTTGCAAAAAGCTTCCAGTTTTATGCACTTGTCTTTTGTGCCATTGTGTTTTTGTTCGTTGTTGCCGTGCTAAAAGCTGCACTTGTCTTTCTTGCATATAAGGCGTACAATGGCGAGCCTGCTGCAATCCCGCTTCTCTCAAAGTATGCTGAAAAATTCGAATAATTCCCCGCTTTTTTCTTCAATACCTTTTTGACATTGCCTGCCTTGCCTCGACAAGCAATCCATCAAGTGT of Candidatus Parvarchaeota archaeon contains these proteins:
- a CDS encoding DUF4870 domain-containing protein; protein product: MTMAKELKFTQEKPEGKSEGKRPDFETKMAALSYASAIITSFAGPLAIYFAAKPDDSYTRKNASTAALFAVAEIVLFTALLLVLAVVYFAVGFVAKSFQFYALVFCAIVFLFVVAVLKAALVFLAYKAYNGEPAAIPLLSKYAEKFE